A single region of the Neomonachus schauinslandi chromosome 3, ASM220157v2, whole genome shotgun sequence genome encodes:
- the LIG4 gene encoding DNA ligase 4: MAASQTSQTVASHVPFADLCSTLERIQRSKGRAEKTRHFREFLDSWRRFHDALHKNQKDVRDSFYPAMRLILPQLERERMAYGIKETMLAKLYIELLNLPKEGKDALKLLNYRTPTGPHGDAGDFATIAYFVLKPRCLQKGSLTVQQVNDILDSIASNNSARRKDLIKKSVLQLISQSSALEQKWLIRMIVKDLKLGFSEQSVFSVFHNDAAELHNVTTDLEKVCRQLHDPSIGLSDISITLFSAFKPMLAAIADIERIEKDMKHQSFYIETKLDGERMQMHKQGDAYQYFSRNGFNYTDQFGDSPREGSLTPFIHSAFKTDIQICILDGEMMAFNPNTQTFMQKGNKFDIKRMVEDSDLQTCYCVFDVLMVNNKKLGHETLKKRYEILTSVFTPVPGRIEIVQKTQAHTQKEVIDALNEAIDKREEGIMIKQPLSIYKPDKRGEGWLKIKPEYVDGLMDELDILIVGGYWGKGSRGGMMSHFLCAIAEKPPPGEKPSVFHTLCRVGSGYTMKELYDLGLKLAQHWKPFHKKAPPSSILCGTEKPEVYIEPCHSVIVQVKATEIVSSDMYKAGCTLRFPRIEKIREDKEWHECTTLDDLEQLRGKASGKLASKHLYIGGDDEPQEKKRKVAPKVKKVIGIIEHLKAPNLSNVNKVSNVFEDVEFCVMSGTDSHPKPDLENRIAEFGGYIVQNPGPDTYCVIAGSENIRVKNIISSNKHDVVKPEWLLECFKTKSCVPWQPHFMIHMCPSTKEHFAREYDCYGDSYFVDTDLNQLKEVFSGIKNSSAQTPGEMASVIANLEYRYSWDRSPLSMFRHHIIYLDLYVVINDLSTKIEGTRLAVTALELRFHGAKVVSRLAQGVSHVIIGEDQSRVADLKAFRRTLKRKFKILQQDWVTDSIDKCELQEENLYLV; the protein is encoded by the coding sequence ATGGCTGCGTCACAGACTTCACAAACTGTTGCATCTCACGTTCCTTTTGCAGACTTGTGTTCAACTTTAGAACGAATACAGAGAAGTAAAGGACGTGCTGAAAAAACCAGACACTTCAGGGAATTTTTAGATTCTTGGAGAAGATTTCACGATGCTCTTCATAAGAACCAAAAAGATGTCAGGGACTCCTTTTATCCAGCAATGAGACTTATTCTTCCTCagctagaaagagagagaatggccTATGGAATCAAAGAAACTATGCTTGCTAAACTTTATATCGAATTGCTTAATTTACCTAAAGAAGGAAAAGACGCccttaaacttttaaattatagaaCGCCCACCGGGCCTCATGGAGATGCTGGAGACTTTGCAACAATTGCATATTTTGTGTTGAAACCAAGATGCTTGCAGAAAGGAAGTCTAACCGTACAGCAGGTAAATGACATTTTAGACTCAATTGCCAGCAATAATTCTGCCAGAAGAAAGGACCTAATAAAGAAGAGTGTTCTTCAGCTAATAAGTCAGAGTTCAGCGCTGGAACAAAAGTGGCTTATACGGATGATTGTAAAGGACTTAAAACTTGGTTTCAGTGAGCagtctgtattttctgttttccataatgatgCTGCCGAATTGCATAATGTCACCACAGATCTGGAAAAAGTCTGTAGGCAACTGCATGATCCTTCCATAGGACTCAGTGATATTTCCATCACTTTATTCTCTGCCTTTAAACCAATGCTGGCTGCTATAGCAGATATTGAGCGCATCGAGAAGGACATGAAACACCAGAGTTTCTACATTGAAACCAAGCTAGACGGTGAGCGTATGCAGATGCACAAACAGGGGGATGCGTATCAGTACTTCTCCCGAAATGGTTTTAACTATACAGATCAGTTCGGCGATTCTCCCCGGGAAGGTTCTCTCACACCGTTCATTCACAGTGCATTCAAAACAGACATACAAATCTGTATCCTGGATGGAGAGATGATGGCCTTCAACCCTAACACACAGACTTTTATGCAAAAGGGGAATAAGTTTGATATCAAAAGAATGGTGGAGGATTCTGATCTGCAGACTTGTTATTGTGTGTTTGATGTACTGATGGTTAATAATAAAAAGCTAGGGCATGAAACCCTGAAAAAGAGGTATGAAATTCTCACTAGTGTTTTTACACCAGTACCAGGTAGAATAGAAATAGTGCAAAAAACACAAGCTCATACTCAGAAAGAAGTGATCGATGCTTTGAATGAAGCCATAGATAAAAGGGAAGAGGGAATCATGATAAAACAGCCTCTGTCTATTTACAAGCCAGACAAAAGAGGCGAAGGATGGTTGAAAATTAAACCAGAGTACGTGGACGGGCTGATGGATGAGCTGGACATCTTAATTGTCGGGGGCTACTGGGGTAAAGGTTCCCGAGGTGGGATGATGTCTCATTTTTTGTGTGCTATAGCAGAGAAGCCTCCTCCTGGTGAAAAACCGTCAGTGTTTCATACACTGTGTCGTGTTGGTTCGGGTTATACCATGAAAGAGCTGTACGATCTGGGTTTGAAATTGGCCCAACATTGGAAGCCTTTTCATAAAAAAGCTCCACCAAGTAGCATTTTGTGTGGAACAGAGAAGCCTGAGGTGTACATTGAGCCTTGTCATTCTGTCATTGTTCAAGTTAAGGCCACAGAGATCGTCTCCAGCGATATGTACAAAGCTGGCTGCACATTGCGTTTTCCACGAATCGAGAAGATAAGAGAAGACAAAGAGTGGCACGAATGCACTACCCTGGATGACTTAGAACAGCTTCGTGGGAAAGCATCGGGAAAGCTTGCGTCCAAACACCTTTACATAGGTGGCGATGATGAACcacaggaaaagaagaggaaagttgCCCCGAAGGTGAAGAAAGTTATTGGAATTATCGAGCACTTAAAAGCACCCAACCTTTCTAATGTAAACAAAGTTTCTAATGTGTTTGAAGATGTGGAGTTTTGTGTCATGAGCGGAACAGACAGCCATCCGAAGCCTGATCTGGAGAACAGAATTGCAGAATTTGGTGGTTATATAGTACAAAATCCAGGCCCAGACACATACTGTGTGATTGCAGGGTCCGAGAACATCAGAGTGAAAAACATAATTTCTTCGAATAAACATGATGTTGTCAAGCCCGAGTGGCTGTTGGAGTGTTTTAAGACCAAAAGCTGCGTGCCGTGGCAGCCTCACTTTATGATTCATATGTGCCCATCAACAAAGGAACATTTTGCCCGTGAATATGACTGTTATGGTGACAGTTATTTTGTTGATACAGATTTGAACCAACTGAAGGAAGTGTTCTCAGGAATTAAAAATTCCAGCGCACAAACTCCTGGAGAAATGGCTTCTGTGATTGCTAATTTAGAGTATCGGTATTCCTGGGACCGTTCCCCTCTCAGTATGTTTCGACACCACATTATTTATTTGGACTTGTATGTTGTTATTAATGACTTGAGTACCAAAATCGAGGGAACGAGATTAGCTGTTACAGCTCTGGAGCTTCGATTTCATGGAGCCAAAGTAGTTTCTCGTTTAGCTCAGGGAGTGTCTCATGTAATCATTGGGGAGGATCAGAGTCGTGTTGCAGATTTAAAAGCTTTTCGAAGAACTCTGAAGAGAAAGTTTAAAATCCTGCAACAAGATTGGGTAACTGATTCAATAGACAAGTGTGAGTTGCAGGAGGAAAATCTATATTTGGTTTAA